In one Pseudomonas sp. SCA2728.1_7 genomic region, the following are encoded:
- a CDS encoding DUF72 domain-containing protein has product MFLIFIGCAGWSLGREHWPAFPVEGSHLQRYAGRLNAVEINSSFYRPHRQQTYERWADGVPEDFRFSVKMPKHITHELRLANCESALDTFLAECGGLGDRLGCLLVQLPPSLAFDENIAEAFFTTLRERFSGPVVLEPRHESWVSAERMLKACQIAQAAVDPSRISSDAAPSGWAGTRYWRLHGSPRIYHSAYDSTYLQNLAHALQSSTAAGAATWCIFDNTASGAALGNALTLASLTCG; this is encoded by the coding sequence ATGTTTTTGATTTTCATTGGCTGTGCAGGCTGGAGTCTGGGGCGTGAGCATTGGCCGGCATTTCCGGTGGAAGGCTCGCACTTGCAGCGCTACGCCGGGCGCCTCAACGCCGTGGAAATCAACAGTTCGTTCTACCGCCCGCATCGTCAGCAAACCTATGAGCGCTGGGCCGATGGCGTACCGGAGGACTTTCGCTTTTCGGTGAAAATGCCCAAACACATCACCCATGAATTGCGTCTGGCGAACTGCGAGTCAGCGCTGGACACATTTCTGGCTGAGTGCGGTGGGTTGGGCGATCGGCTGGGCTGCCTATTGGTGCAATTGCCGCCATCACTGGCGTTTGACGAAAACATCGCCGAAGCCTTTTTCACAACATTGCGCGAGCGGTTCTCCGGCCCCGTAGTGCTTGAGCCACGGCATGAGTCGTGGGTCAGCGCCGAGCGAATGTTGAAGGCTTGTCAGATCGCCCAAGCGGCCGTCGATCCCTCGCGCATCAGCAGTGATGCCGCGCCCAGTGGCTGGGCGGGAACCCGCTATTGGCGCCTGCACGGCTCACCGCGCATTTATCACAGCGCCTACGATTCCACTTATCTGCAAAACCTCGCCCACGCCCTGCAATCATCGACCGCAGCAGGTGCCGCGACCTGGTGCATTTTCGACAACACCGCCAGCGGCGCCGCACTCGGCAACGCCTTGACGCTGGCGTCGCTGACCTGCGGTTGA
- a CDS encoding thiamine pyrophosphate-requiring protein, with amino-acid sequence MTMTVGDFLVERLSEWGVTRIFGYPGDGINGVFGALSRAKGKIEFIQARHEEMAAFMASAHAKFTGELGVCIATSGPGASHLITGLYDARLDHMPVLAIVGQQARTALGSHYQQELDLVSMFKDVAGAFVQQASAPSQVRHLLDRAVRTAVGERRVTALILPNDLQDLKYEAPAREHGTAHSGVGYTKPKVLPYDVDLQRAAEVLNAGEKVAILVGAGALQATDQVIAVAEKLGAGVAKALLGKAVLPDDLPWVTGSIGLLGTEPSYKLMNECDTLLMIGSGFPYAEFLPKEGQARGVQIDLQPDMLSLRYPMEVNLVGDSAETLAALLPLLEQKASGKWRKKVEGWRGSWEKTLEKRAMAKADPVNPQRVVYELSPRLPDEAIITSDSGSCANWFARDLKIRRGMQCSLSGGLASMGAAVPYAIAAKFAYPERAVIALVGDGAMQMNNMAELITVAKYWRQWASPKWICAVFNNEDLNQVTWEQRVMEGDPKFEASQSIPDVPYHLFAISIGLKGIFVDREEDVAAAWEKALASEVPVVIEFKTDPNVPPLPPHIKLEQAKKFATTLLKGDPDEAGVILQTAKQVLGAVLPGKK; translated from the coding sequence ATGACGATGACAGTGGGAGACTTTCTGGTTGAGCGGCTCAGCGAATGGGGCGTTACGCGGATTTTTGGTTACCCGGGTGACGGCATCAACGGCGTGTTCGGCGCGCTCAGTCGGGCCAAGGGAAAAATCGAATTCATCCAGGCACGGCATGAAGAAATGGCCGCGTTCATGGCCTCGGCGCATGCCAAGTTCACGGGGGAATTGGGGGTGTGTATCGCCACCTCCGGGCCCGGCGCCTCGCACCTGATCACCGGCCTTTACGATGCACGCCTGGATCACATGCCGGTGTTGGCCATCGTCGGTCAGCAAGCACGCACCGCGCTCGGCAGTCACTATCAACAAGAGCTTGATCTGGTGTCGATGTTCAAAGACGTCGCCGGGGCATTTGTGCAGCAGGCGTCGGCGCCTTCGCAGGTGCGGCACCTGCTCGATCGAGCCGTGCGCACGGCAGTGGGTGAGCGTCGGGTGACCGCGCTGATCCTGCCCAACGATTTGCAGGACCTGAAATACGAAGCGCCGGCTCGCGAACATGGCACCGCGCATTCCGGGGTCGGTTACACGAAACCCAAAGTGTTGCCTTATGACGTGGATCTGCAGCGAGCCGCCGAGGTTTTGAACGCGGGCGAAAAGGTCGCGATTCTGGTTGGCGCCGGGGCATTGCAGGCGACGGATCAAGTCATCGCTGTGGCGGAAAAACTCGGCGCCGGCGTCGCCAAGGCGCTGTTGGGCAAAGCCGTGCTGCCTGATGATCTGCCTTGGGTTACCGGCAGCATCGGCCTGCTCGGCACCGAACCGAGCTACAAGCTGATGAACGAATGCGACACCTTGCTGATGATCGGTTCGGGCTTTCCCTACGCGGAGTTTCTGCCCAAGGAAGGTCAGGCGCGCGGCGTGCAGATCGATTTGCAACCCGACATGCTCAGCCTGCGCTATCCGATGGAGGTCAATCTGGTCGGTGATTCGGCAGAAACCCTCGCCGCGTTGTTGCCACTGCTCGAACAGAAAGCCTCCGGCAAGTGGCGCAAGAAAGTCGAAGGCTGGCGCGGCAGTTGGGAGAAAACCCTGGAAAAACGCGCGATGGCCAAAGCCGACCCGGTCAACCCGCAAAGGGTGGTGTATGAGTTGTCGCCGCGCTTGCCCGATGAGGCAATCATCACCAGCGACTCCGGCTCCTGCGCCAACTGGTTTGCCCGCGATCTGAAAATCCGCCGTGGCATGCAGTGCTCGCTGTCCGGTGGCCTCGCGTCCATGGGCGCCGCTGTGCCTTATGCGATTGCCGCCAAGTTCGCCTACCCGGAACGTGCAGTGATCGCGCTGGTGGGCGACGGTGCGATGCAGATGAACAACATGGCCGAACTGATTACCGTCGCCAAGTACTGGCGGCAATGGGCGAGCCCGAAATGGATCTGTGCGGTGTTCAACAACGAGGACCTTAATCAGGTCACTTGGGAACAGCGGGTGATGGAGGGCGATCCGAAGTTCGAAGCTTCGCAAAGTATCCCGGACGTGCCTTATCACTTGTTCGCCATTTCCATTGGCCTGAAAGGCATTTTTGTCGATCGCGAAGAAGACGTCGCTGCTGCCTGGGAAAAGGCACTGGCCTCGGAAGTACCGGTGGTGATCGAGTTCAAGACCGACCCGAACGTGCCGCCATTGCCGCCGCACATCAAGCTTGAGCAGGCGAAGAAGTTCGCCACGACGTTGCTCAAGGGCGATCCGGATGAGGCCGGGGTGATCCTGCAAACCGCCAAACAGGTGCTCGGCGCGGTGTTGCCCGGCAAAAAATGA
- a CDS encoding alpha/beta fold hydrolase: MKKSLGALLLICLSSHVFADTQPVGFQYATLADPRNERPLEMVVWYPSATTDATPQLFGDNQVFVGAPAVLDAPAASGAHPLVVLSHGYGGSWINQTWLASALAHQGYIVAAVNHPGTTSRDRSPQAAAQLWQRPVDLSRAIDAVTAQPEKFGAVTKDRIAIVGHSLGGWTVLEAGGARFDPERFAKDCKVHTQLASCTAYQQMNTASTAQAKAQLAADWRDKRVTAVVSLDLGLSRGMTDASLAAYPVPILVIAAGVPSKELPAQLESVDLAKRLPKTSSRYVEISDASHFTFMAICKPGAVAMLDEDVPGDSIICTDGEGGRPRAVIQQQVISLISGFLAQSPAPLKQTITYKDPQ; encoded by the coding sequence ATGAAAAAGTCTCTCGGCGCTCTACTACTGATCTGCTTGAGCAGCCACGTATTCGCTGACACCCAACCCGTCGGTTTCCAGTACGCCACGCTGGCCGATCCGCGCAACGAGCGCCCGCTGGAAATGGTCGTCTGGTACCCGAGCGCGACCACCGACGCGACGCCACAATTGTTCGGCGACAACCAGGTCTTCGTCGGCGCCCCTGCCGTGCTCGACGCCCCGGCCGCCAGCGGCGCGCATCCGTTGGTGGTGCTTTCCCACGGCTATGGCGGAAGCTGGATCAACCAGACCTGGCTGGCCAGTGCGCTGGCGCATCAGGGTTACATCGTTGCTGCAGTCAACCATCCCGGCACCACCAGCCGCGATCGCAGCCCACAAGCGGCGGCACAACTGTGGCAACGCCCGGTCGACCTCAGCCGGGCCATTGATGCTGTGACGGCGCAACCGGAAAAATTCGGCGCGGTGACCAAGGATCGAATTGCCATTGTCGGCCATTCACTCGGCGGCTGGACCGTGCTCGAAGCCGGCGGCGCGCGCTTCGACCCCGAACGTTTTGCCAAAGACTGCAAGGTCCACACGCAACTGGCCAGTTGCACCGCCTACCAACAAATGAACACTGCAAGCACCGCGCAAGCGAAAGCTCAATTGGCCGCCGACTGGCGTGACAAGCGCGTTACTGCCGTGGTGTCACTGGACTTGGGGCTGTCGCGCGGAATGACCGATGCAAGCTTGGCGGCCTACCCCGTGCCGATTCTGGTGATCGCTGCCGGTGTACCGTCGAAAGAACTGCCCGCGCAACTGGAATCGGTCGACCTCGCCAAACGCCTGCCGAAAACCTCGTCGCGTTACGTCGAAATCAGCGATGCCAGTCACTTCACGTTCATGGCGATCTGCAAACCTGGCGCCGTGGCCATGCTCGACGAGGATGTACCGGGCGACAGCATTATCTGCACCGATGGCGAGGGCGGTCGTCCACGTGCAGTGATTCAGCAGCAGGTGATCTCCCTGATCAGCGGGTTTCTGGCGCAGTCACCTGCCCCCTTGAAACAAACCATCACCTACAAGGATCCGCAATAA
- a CDS encoding LysR family transcriptional regulator gives MNLLAAIASFIKVVESGSIVGAAKILGVSAAAVSQTINRLEAHLGVRLLQRTTRSMALTENGAVYYEKVRRIAADLEAAQSSISSDDSELQGRLSIASTSAFGRHVLAALIAGFAALHPRLLIELSTSNGKINHIQDGIDLSLRITPQLEDGIVARKIVSLPFIMCAAPVYLQRAGWPQSPDDLQNHACLAFRYPLDGRFLRWTFTRDGERFDAPINATAISDDIDALAQMAVHGAGVTRLAEFVAAPYLASGQLVPLFEHSVVEPMDIYACVQERAAMTPKVKAFLDYLSAHLATRWPLENV, from the coding sequence ATGAATCTGTTAGCGGCGATTGCCAGTTTTATCAAAGTGGTGGAATCGGGCTCGATTGTCGGCGCCGCGAAGATTCTGGGCGTCAGTGCGGCGGCGGTGAGCCAGACGATCAATCGGCTGGAAGCGCACCTCGGCGTGCGGTTGTTGCAACGCACCACGCGCAGCATGGCGCTCACCGAAAACGGCGCGGTTTATTACGAAAAAGTCCGCCGAATTGCGGCAGATCTGGAAGCCGCGCAAAGCTCGATCAGCAGCGATGACAGTGAGTTGCAGGGCCGACTGAGCATCGCCTCGACCTCCGCGTTCGGCCGCCATGTGCTGGCCGCGCTGATCGCCGGTTTCGCCGCGCTGCACCCGCGCCTGCTGATCGAACTGTCGACCAGCAATGGCAAGATCAATCACATTCAGGACGGCATCGATCTGAGCCTGCGGATCACGCCGCAACTGGAGGACGGCATCGTCGCGCGCAAGATCGTTTCGCTGCCCTTCATCATGTGCGCCGCGCCGGTTTATCTTCAGCGCGCCGGGTGGCCGCAATCGCCGGATGATTTGCAAAACCATGCCTGCCTGGCTTTTCGTTATCCCCTGGACGGACGTTTTCTGCGCTGGACGTTTACTCGCGACGGCGAGCGTTTCGACGCCCCTATCAATGCCACCGCCATCAGTGATGACATCGATGCCCTGGCGCAAATGGCGGTCCACGGTGCCGGGGTCACGCGACTGGCGGAGTTTGTTGCGGCACCTTATCTGGCGAGCGGGCAGTTGGTGCCGCTGTTTGAACACAGCGTTGTCGAGCCGATGGACATCTACGCCTGCGTACAGGAACGGGCGGCGATGACGCCGAAGGTCAAAGCCTTTCTCGATTACCTGAGCGCGCATCTGGCCACGCGATGGCCGCTGGAAAATGTTTAA
- the yghU gene encoding glutathione-dependent disulfide-bond oxidoreductase — MSKAPYVPPQVWKNEAPSGGQFASINRPIAGPTHDKTLPVGKHPLQLYSLATPNGVKVTILLEELLALGHSAAEYDAWLIRIGEGDQFSSGFVEINPNSKIPALLDRSVEPPIRVFESGSILLYLAEKFGAFLPKDPAGRTETLNWLFWQMGSAPYLGGGFGHFYAYAPEKMEYPINRFTMEAKRQLDVLDRRLAESAYLAGDSYTIADIAVWPWYGQLVRNNVYSAAEFLAAHEYTHVQRWAEDISKRPAVIRGQRVNRTWGDEATQVPERHQAEDLK, encoded by the coding sequence ATGAGCAAAGCGCCGTACGTTCCACCCCAGGTCTGGAAAAACGAAGCCCCGTCCGGTGGCCAGTTCGCCAGTATCAATCGGCCGATTGCCGGCCCCACCCATGACAAGACCCTGCCAGTCGGCAAGCATCCATTGCAGCTGTACTCGCTGGCCACGCCCAACGGCGTCAAAGTGACGATTCTGCTGGAAGAGCTGCTGGCGCTGGGGCACAGCGCTGCCGAGTACGATGCATGGCTGATCCGCATTGGCGAGGGCGATCAGTTCTCCAGCGGGTTTGTCGAGATCAACCCGAACTCGAAAATCCCCGCGCTGCTGGATCGCAGCGTCGAGCCGCCGATCCGCGTGTTCGAATCCGGCTCGATCCTGCTGTATCTGGCCGAGAAGTTCGGCGCCTTCCTGCCGAAAGACCCGGCCGGCCGCACCGAAACGTTGAACTGGCTGTTCTGGCAGATGGGCTCGGCGCCGTACCTGGGCGGCGGTTTCGGACATTTCTACGCCTATGCGCCGGAGAAAATGGAATACCCGATCAACCGCTTCACCATGGAAGCCAAGCGGCAACTGGACGTGCTGGATCGGCGTTTGGCCGAAAGCGCCTATCTAGCCGGCGACAGCTACACCATCGCCGACATCGCGGTCTGGCCGTGGTACGGGCAACTGGTGCGCAACAATGTTTATTCGGCGGCCGAGTTTCTTGCGGCTCATGAATACACGCATGTGCAGCGCTGGGCAGAGGACATTTCCAAGCGGCCGGCGGTCATCCGTGGGCAGCGCGTCAACCGTACGTGGGGCGACGAGGCAACTCAAGTGCCCGAGCGGCACCAGGCCGAAGATCTGAAATAA
- a CDS encoding GFA family protein gives MLTPSPQTFRGSCLCGAVKYQIRSRPKALSHCHCSQCRKSHGAAFASYGSVLRQNLELLEGADQVKSYQSSESVQRQFCTHCGSSLFWASNQGEFNGWISVALGTLDTSFTTEKQQHVEVTSKAPWFEIKDQWPQR, from the coding sequence ATGCTCACGCCCTCCCCTCAGACCTTCCGGGGCAGTTGCCTGTGCGGCGCCGTGAAATACCAGATCCGCTCACGGCCCAAAGCGCTTTCGCACTGCCACTGCAGCCAATGCCGCAAAAGCCACGGCGCGGCATTTGCCAGCTACGGCAGCGTGCTGCGCCAGAACCTGGAATTGCTGGAGGGCGCCGACCAGGTCAAGTCGTATCAGTCGTCTGAATCGGTACAACGCCAGTTCTGCACGCACTGCGGCTCGTCGCTGTTCTGGGCAAGCAATCAAGGGGAATTCAACGGCTGGATCTCGGTCGCACTGGGCACGCTCGACACGTCGTTCACCACCGAAAAACAGCAGCATGTGGAGGTCACGTCGAAGGCGCCTTGGTTTGAAATCAAGGATCAATGGCCGCAGCGCTGA
- a CDS encoding GAF domain-containing sensor histidine kinase, with translation MTNPAFTPDIDAIRSIDAVPVILSMVKHLTGMRFAAVARVTESNWVACAVDDSIDFGLKPGGELVLESTICHEIRQHQQPVIFGHASAHPVFSLHHTPKTYGLESYISIPIVKANGDFFGTLCAIDSVPANIDEPAITKTLTLFAQLIAMNLDTQRHLEATQIELNNANELGRLREQFIAVLGHDLRTPLSAIRMSADLLESKTEEKRSLNLISAIRTSSVRMGVLIENILDFARGRLGGGIPVQRKLVDDLQHTLQLTLAEVQASHPQAVFIHELDVPAGIYCDALRISQLLSNLLGNAATHGSNSAPIVLKAYAENDEIVISLTNQGTPISAQLMPLLFEPFSRAEAGQRCEGLGLGLYIASQIATAHNGTLSVTSTAEAGTCFVARFPARFKWV, from the coding sequence ATGACCAATCCGGCATTTACCCCCGACATCGACGCGATCCGCAGCATTGACGCGGTGCCGGTCATCCTGAGCATGGTCAAACACCTCACCGGCATGCGTTTCGCGGCGGTGGCGCGGGTTACTGAGAGCAACTGGGTGGCGTGCGCCGTCGATGACTCCATTGATTTCGGGCTCAAACCCGGTGGCGAACTGGTGCTTGAGTCGACCATCTGCCACGAAATCCGCCAGCATCAGCAGCCGGTGATTTTCGGGCATGCCAGTGCGCACCCGGTCTTTTCGCTTCACCACACGCCGAAAACCTATGGCCTTGAAAGCTATATCTCCATTCCCATCGTCAAAGCCAATGGCGATTTCTTCGGCACGCTGTGCGCCATCGATTCGGTCCCGGCCAATATCGATGAACCGGCCATTACCAAAACACTGACCTTGTTCGCTCAATTGATCGCCATGAACCTGGACACGCAACGCCATCTGGAAGCGACCCAAATCGAGCTGAACAACGCCAATGAACTCGGGCGCCTGCGCGAGCAATTCATCGCCGTCCTGGGTCACGACTTGCGCACACCGCTGAGCGCCATTCGCATGAGCGCTGACCTGCTGGAAAGCAAAACCGAAGAAAAGCGCTCACTCAATCTGATTTCGGCGATTCGCACCAGCTCGGTGCGCATGGGTGTGTTGATCGAAAATATCCTCGACTTTGCCCGAGGACGACTGGGCGGCGGGATTCCGGTGCAGCGCAAGTTGGTTGATGACTTGCAGCACACCCTGCAATTGACCCTTGCCGAGGTACAAGCCTCCCATCCCCAAGCGGTGTTTATCCATGAGCTGGATGTGCCGGCAGGCATCTATTGCGATGCGCTGCGCATCAGTCAATTGCTCTCCAATCTGCTGGGCAACGCCGCGACCCATGGCTCGAACAGCGCGCCGATCGTTCTCAAAGCCTATGCAGAAAATGACGAGATCGTGATTTCCCTGACCAATCAGGGCACGCCGATTTCAGCGCAATTGATGCCACTGCTGTTCGAACCGTTTTCCCGAGCCGAAGCCGGGCAGCGTTGCGAAGGTTTGGGCTTGGGACTTTACATCGCATCGCAGATAGCGACAGCGCACAACGGCACCTTGAGCGTGACCTCAACTGCCGAGGCGGGAACCTGCTTTGTGGCGAGATTCCCGGCCCGGTTCAAATGGGTTTAA
- a CDS encoding TonB-dependent siderophore receptor codes for MSFRTIHRRSNRSPSLLALAICMASITPALADETTPATPEKTAPATLELDATEIGATQMSSTTEDTQSYTTGPMRTATKLSLTMRETPQAVTVITRQRMDDQNMTSINDVVKGTPGLFLSQASGPGRQTYSSRGFDIDTIMYDGLPSSYSPFSMAVQPNLAMFDRVEIVRGATGLVTGAGNPSAAINLVRKRPTADQRVTLTGAAGSWDDYRGEIDASSPLNESGTLRGRVVSSYQGADSFRDKEENDHGLFYAIGEADLSDSTTATLGFSRQNEQTNYFWGGLPIGTNGHHLDLPRSTYPGTDWENRKLQIDTVFGEVEHRFDNDWKLHVAGSSSTLDGEFSGTYLSRYAGPLETTAYQSHHTDKQRSLDVFASGPFEAFGRSHELVVGASNRVYDATTKEYDPYTTAWPIGAPKPDFVRDGKTRTVTTQDAVYLTTRLSLADPLTLILGGRLDWYDNDDRSGDGDYKVTRNLTRYAGLIYKLDDHHSVYASYTDIFTPQTQKDLGGKVLEPIVGENYEVGIKGEYFNGALNASLAVFQMDQTGRATQADTQFGCPVLTCYGSSGKVRSQGVDMELQGALTDNWQVGAGYTYTRAHYIKDENPANNNQRFDTDTPEHLFKVSTVYRFQGPLQHLRVGGNVYWQSRMYNDITLANNGSYRLEQGGYAVTDLMAGYEVNKHLDLQVNANNIFDRVYYSAIGSDVTWGSNDNYGNPRSYMLTAKYKF; via the coding sequence ATGTCGTTTCGCACCATTCACCGCCGCTCAAACCGTTCACCTAGCCTGTTGGCGCTCGCCATCTGCATGGCCAGCATTACACCGGCACTGGCCGACGAGACAACGCCCGCCACGCCTGAAAAAACCGCGCCGGCCACACTGGAACTGGATGCGACAGAAATCGGCGCCACGCAGATGAGCAGCACCACCGAAGACACCCAGTCCTACACCACTGGCCCGATGCGCACGGCAACCAAGCTGTCGCTGACCATGCGCGAAACGCCTCAGGCAGTAACGGTGATCACCCGTCAGCGCATGGACGACCAGAACATGACCAGCATCAACGACGTGGTGAAAGGCACGCCGGGGTTGTTCCTCAGTCAGGCCAGCGGCCCGGGTCGGCAGACGTACAGCTCGCGCGGTTTCGACATCGACACCATCATGTACGACGGCCTGCCGAGTTCGTACTCGCCGTTCTCGATGGCAGTGCAACCGAACCTGGCGATGTTCGACCGCGTCGAAATCGTCCGTGGTGCGACCGGTCTGGTCACCGGTGCCGGCAACCCTTCGGCGGCGATCAACCTGGTGCGCAAACGCCCGACTGCCGATCAACGCGTGACCCTCACCGGTGCCGCCGGCAGTTGGGATGACTACCGTGGCGAAATCGACGCCTCCAGCCCCTTGAACGAAAGCGGCACCTTGCGTGGCCGCGTGGTCAGCTCCTATCAAGGGGCTGACAGCTTCCGCGACAAGGAAGAAAACGACCATGGCTTGTTCTACGCCATCGGTGAAGCCGACCTGAGCGACAGCACCACCGCGACCCTGGGTTTCTCGCGGCAGAATGAGCAAACCAACTATTTCTGGGGCGGCCTGCCGATCGGCACCAACGGCCACCACCTCGATCTGCCCCGCTCCACCTACCCGGGCACCGACTGGGAAAACCGCAAGCTGCAAATCGACACCGTGTTCGGTGAAGTCGAGCATCGTTTCGACAACGACTGGAAACTGCATGTCGCCGGTTCGTCCTCGACCCTTGACGGCGAGTTCTCCGGGACTTACCTGTCGCGCTACGCCGGCCCGCTGGAAACCACCGCCTATCAATCCCATCACACCGACAAGCAGCGCTCGCTCGACGTGTTCGCCAGTGGCCCGTTCGAAGCGTTTGGCCGCAGCCACGAACTGGTCGTCGGCGCCAGCAACCGCGTATATGACGCGACCACCAAGGAATACGACCCGTACACCACGGCCTGGCCGATTGGCGCGCCAAAACCAGACTTCGTGCGTGACGGCAAAACCCGCACCGTCACCACTCAGGACGCCGTTTACCTGACCACCCGCCTGAGCCTGGCCGATCCACTGACACTGATTCTCGGCGGCCGTCTCGACTGGTATGACAACGATGATCGCTCCGGCGATGGCGACTACAAGGTCACCCGTAATCTCACCCGCTATGCCGGTCTGATCTACAAACTCGACGACCACCACTCGGTGTACGCCAGCTATACCGACATCTTCACCCCGCAAACCCAGAAAGACCTCGGCGGCAAGGTGCTCGAACCGATCGTCGGCGAAAACTACGAGGTGGGCATCAAGGGCGAGTACTTCAACGGCGCCCTCAACGCCAGTCTGGCAGTGTTCCAGATGGACCAGACCGGCCGCGCCACCCAGGCCGACACTCAGTTCGGCTGCCCGGTCCTGACCTGCTACGGGTCATCGGGCAAGGTGCGTAGCCAAGGCGTCGACATGGAACTGCAAGGCGCCCTGACCGACAACTGGCAAGTCGGCGCCGGCTATACCTACACCCGCGCGCACTACATCAAGGATGAAAACCCGGCCAACAACAATCAGCGTTTCGACACCGACACGCCTGAGCATCTGTTCAAGGTCTCCACCGTGTACCGCTTCCAGGGCCCGCTGCAACACCTGCGTGTAGGTGGCAACGTCTACTGGCAGAGCCGCATGTACAACGACATCACCCTGGCCAATAACGGTAGCTACCGTCTAGAACAGGGCGGCTATGCCGTCACCGATCTGATGGCCGGGTACGAAGTCAACAAACACCTGGATCTGCAAGTCAACGCGAACAATATCTTTGACCGCGTCTATTACTCCGCCATCGGCTCCGATGTTACCTGGGGTTCCAACGACAACTACGGCAACCCGCGCAGTTACATGCTGACCGCCAAATACAAGTTCTGA
- the mntP gene encoding manganese efflux pump MntP, protein MNPVSLIFLALAMSTDAFAAAIGKGSSLHKPRFTEALRTGLIFGVIEAITPIIGWLIGQAATRWVAEWDHWIAFTLLVILGLHMIYNGLKHEEEEAEKPGSHSFLILAVTAFATSIDALAVGVGLAFVDVNIWVAAAAIGLATMTMVTLGVMLGRVLGAVVGKRAEIVGGVVLMIVGATILYEHLAV, encoded by the coding sequence GTGAATCCTGTTTCCCTCATATTCCTCGCTCTGGCCATGTCCACGGATGCGTTCGCCGCCGCCATCGGCAAAGGCTCCAGCCTGCACAAACCGCGTTTCACTGAAGCCCTGCGCACCGGCCTGATCTTCGGTGTGATCGAAGCCATCACGCCCATCATCGGCTGGCTGATCGGCCAGGCGGCGACCCGTTGGGTGGCCGAATGGGACCACTGGATCGCCTTCACCCTGCTGGTGATTCTCGGCCTGCACATGATCTACAACGGCCTGAAACACGAAGAAGAGGAAGCAGAAAAACCGGGGTCGCACTCTTTCCTGATTCTTGCGGTCACCGCGTTTGCCACCAGCATCGATGCGCTCGCGGTCGGTGTCGGTCTGGCGTTTGTCGACGTGAATATCTGGGTCGCGGCGGCAGCGATCGGTCTGGCGACCATGACCATGGTGACCCTTGGCGTGATGCTCGGCCGAGTGCTCGGCGCGGTGGTCGGCAAGCGTGCGGAAATCGTCGGTGGCGTGGTGCTGATGATTGTTGGTGCAACGATTCTGTATGAGCACCTGGCAGTCTGA
- a CDS encoding DUF2798 domain-containing protein, translating into MNQRINAEALIISRRKLSPRATPYVFALYMATIMAFLMSLVITAANSGIDNDYLSNALHAYKLAMPAAFMCILVVRPIVIKLVAWTVHPHC; encoded by the coding sequence ATGAATCAAAGAATCAACGCCGAAGCCTTGATCATCAGCCGCCGCAAGCTGTCGCCGCGTGCCACGCCGTATGTGTTTGCATTGTATATGGCGACGATCATGGCGTTTCTGATGTCGCTGGTGATCACCGCCGCCAATTCCGGCATTGATAACGACTACCTGAGTAATGCCTTGCATGCCTACAAGCTGGCGATGCCCGCGGCGTTCATGTGCATCCTGGTCGTGCGGCCGATCGTGATCAAACTGGTGGCGTGGACGGTGCATCCGCATTGTTGA